The Verrucomicrobium spinosum DSM 4136 = JCM 18804 DNA segment GTGCAGTGAGCCAACAGATCCGGGTTTTGGAAGAGAAGTACGGCGTGACCTTCTTCGAGCGTGGCGGCAAGAAGTTCTCCATTACTCCTGAGGGCGAGATCTTTGACAGAGCATCCCGGGAGATTCTGAGCGTGTATGACAGCATCAACTCCCGTCTCAATGAACTGCGGGATGTGGTGGCGGGCCCGCTCAAGGTGAGCACCGTTTACAGCATCGGTCTGCATGAACTGCCCGCCAAGCTGAAGAAGTTTCGCGAATCCCATCCCGACGTGGACGTTCAGATCGAGTACAAGCGCTCACCCATGATCTATGACGACGTGGCGGATGGCCGTGCCGACATCGGCCTGGTCGCATTCCCGGTTCGAGGCAAAGGCATCATCAGCGATGTCTTTGATGAAGACGAGATGGTGGTCATCTGCGCCCCCACCCACCGCCTGGCCAAAAAGCGCAAGGTGAAGCTGAAGGAACTGCAGGGTGAGAGCTTCGTGGCCTTTGATCCTGACACCCCCACTCGCAAAGCCATTGATCGCGCCTTGAAGGGGCACGCCATCACCTTCTTGCAGCAGCATGAATTTGACAACATCGAGACCGTGAAACGCGCCGTCGAGGTGGCAGGCGTTATTTCCATTGTCCCCCGACGCACCGTGGATAAAGAAGTCGCCGAGGGCCGTCTCGCCGCCGTGAAGGTGGAGGATGCATCGCTCAACCGCCCGTTGGGCATCCTCCGCAAGCAGGCCCGCATCACCACACCCGCCATGCGGGAGTTCATGAATGTGCTGCTGGGCACCAAGTAAGCCCCCCACGACCAGAATGGTTTCCCGGACCGCCATGGATCGAGCGTTGCGCTGGGCGCGCCGCCCGACCATGGCGGTTCTTCTTTTGGGGGTAGCACTGCATTTGACGGTGCGCGACCGGTACCCCGTCCTGGCCACTGTGTTTTACGGCCTGCCACTTCCCCTCCTCACACTGGGCTGGTTGGGAGTGGCTCTTGCGGGGAAACAGGGACTCATCAGCCGCGCCGTCAAACTCAGCCTGGGCGTCGCCTGCGGACTCTGGTGGCATGGCTCATCGTACCAGCAGCATGCCCCCTTGGGGTCCCGCCCCGGTCAGCGCGAGCTAAAGGTCTTGTATTGGAACCTCGCCCATCGCCGCCTGCCGCACGAGGGCGTCGCCCGTCTGCTGGCTGAACATCACCCCGACATCGCGGGGTTCGTTGAAACAGGCCGCCTTTCCGGGGACCCCAATCCGTTGGTGACCTCCCTTCCAGACGGCTACCAGATGCTGAAAACCGCCCACGGGACCGCGGTGCTGGTCCGGGGCAGAGCCCGCGTGCTGAGTGCCCACGTCCTCCCATCGAGAAGCAAATACCTCGAACTGGAGCTGACCGTGGACGGCCAGAGCTGGCAGCTTTTCATGGTGGACGGAGTCTCCTCCCCCATCCGTTCCCGGCAGGACGTGCTGGAGCAGGTGCTGGCACAGGCCCGGGACAAACCTCGAACCCTCATTGTCGGGGACTTCAACACCCCGCGGGAATCCGTCTGGCTCGCCCCGTGGCAGGAGGCCTTCCATCACGCCTTCGATGAAGCCGGCCATGGCTGGAGCGAAACCTGGCCCCGCCAGTCACCACTGCCATTGCTCAGTATCGATCACATCTGGAGTTCCAAGGACCTGCCGCCCTTGATGGCGCAAAAGCTGTGGTCATCTGAGTCCGATCATGCCGCCCTGCTAACGTTGCTCCGGGTGAATACACCGTGAGACCTCACTATTTCGGCGCTATCGGCGTCAGCACCACATTCTTGATGGCAGCCGTGGTCTGATACGTGGTGAACGAAAGAGGCTGGTAATCCTCAATCGGCCCCGGACGCACCCCGATCTTCTTGCCCGCGATATCAACATCGATCATCTTCTCATCGTTGATCCACGCCGTGAGCGACTCAGGCGTGACGCGCAGCTTGATACGGTACCACTTCTTGTCCTCCAGTTTGCGGAAGTGTCCGGTAGAGTTCTCGGAAGCATCCAGCCCATCAATGCTAGAAATGCCGGTGACACTGCCACTCCACCCGCCGACGACCAGCGTGGCGCAGGTCTTCAGGCTTCCGACGGGAAACGTGAGGCCGCAGAAGAAATCGATCCCCTCCACACGTTGGGCCTCCAGGGTGATCTCATAATTGGTCAGCGGGAGATCTTTGGTCTTCTGATAGATGGTACCGGTGATGGATTCCCCAGAGCCAATGATCATCTGTCCGTCTTTGACCGTGATCTCACCACTGCCCCCCGCATCATAGGCCTTCCAGCTGTCCAGGTTCTTTCCGTCGAAGAGCACCACGCCCTTGCTGGTCGCCGGTGCCGTACTGGCCACCGGGGCGGGCTCAGCCTTCCCGGTCATGGGTGTGAGCAGGGCAACGACGGAGAGAATTGGGGCAAGCAGGACCTTCATGGGCGGACGAAAACGGTGGAGAGTAGCGGGGTTGTGTGCTACGAAACAATCGCCATGAGTCTTCCGAGTCAACTCCCCAAATTCGTCATCCTGGCCTTCGCAGGGCTGTCCGCCCTGGGTCTCTCCAGTTGCAAAACCCTTCAAGTAGCCAAGCAGGACGACTATGACTCACCGGCCTACCGGCCGCAGAGCCTGTCCAATGTACGGGTCAAAGTAAGCCTGAACAAGCAGATGGTCTATGTGATGGAGGGGGACAAGCCGCTCCTGGTCACCGCGACCTGTGTCGGCACTCCGAGCAACCCAACCCCGAAGGGAAACTTCACGGTCTATAAGAAGATCGAGAAGAAGCGCTCCATGAGCTACGGATTTGCCGTGCAGGGGAACGCCATCACCCCCGTGAAAGCCACCAGCATGCGTGGCGGACGTTACGTCGGCTACCCCATGCCCTATTGGGTGGAGTTCTCCCCGGCCTACGGCTTCCACCAGGGGTATGTGTGGAATGTGCCCCGTTCCCACGGCTGCCTGCGCCTGCACAAGAATGTGGCCCCCAAATTCTTCGCCCTCACCCGCCTGGGTACCCCGGTGAACATTGCCAACAGCCAGCCGGAAGACAGCACGCTTGGAGCCAGCGCCACCCGCCCCGGGCCGGAACATTACCTTGCGCCGGACCCGCCGAACAGCGTACTAATCACTGAGGCCGCCTTCAAGGCCCCTGACAAACCCCTCTTTGCCAACTGATCCGGCCTTGAGTTCCGTTTTCTGACTCCGATTCATGTCTGCCGCCTCCACCCCTGTGTCCGCTCCAGCCCCTGCCGCCAAGTCCCGCCGCG contains these protein-coding regions:
- a CDS encoding LysR family transcriptional regulator, coding for MQLQIFKIFCDLVETGSFSLAAAKNNITQSAVSQQIRVLEEKYGVTFFERGGKKFSITPEGEIFDRASREILSVYDSINSRLNELRDVVAGPLKVSTVYSIGLHELPAKLKKFRESHPDVDVQIEYKRSPMIYDDVADGRADIGLVAFPVRGKGIISDVFDEDEMVVICAPTHRLAKKRKVKLKELQGESFVAFDPDTPTRKAIDRALKGHAITFLQQHEFDNIETVKRAVEVAGVISIVPRRTVDKEVAEGRLAAVKVEDASLNRPLGILRKQARITTPAMREFMNVLLGTK
- a CDS encoding endonuclease/exonuclease/phosphatase family protein, with the protein product MVSRTAMDRALRWARRPTMAVLLLGVALHLTVRDRYPVLATVFYGLPLPLLTLGWLGVALAGKQGLISRAVKLSLGVACGLWWHGSSYQQHAPLGSRPGQRELKVLYWNLAHRRLPHEGVARLLAEHHPDIAGFVETGRLSGDPNPLVTSLPDGYQMLKTAHGTAVLVRGRARVLSAHVLPSRSKYLELELTVDGQSWQLFMVDGVSSPIRSRQDVLEQVLAQARDKPRTLIVGDFNTPRESVWLAPWQEAFHHAFDEAGHGWSETWPRQSPLPLLSIDHIWSSKDLPPLMAQKLWSSESDHAALLTLLRVNTP
- a CDS encoding 3-keto-disaccharide hydrolase, whose protein sequence is MKVLLAPILSVVALLTPMTGKAEPAPVASTAPATSKGVVLFDGKNLDSWKAYDAGGSGEITVKDGQMIIGSGESITGTIYQKTKDLPLTNYEITLEAQRVEGIDFFCGLTFPVGSLKTCATLVVGGWSGSVTGISSIDGLDASENSTGHFRKLEDKKWYRIKLRVTPESLTAWINDEKMIDVDIAGKKIGVRPGPIEDYQPLSFTTYQTTAAIKNVVLTPIAPK
- a CDS encoding L,D-transpeptidase, whose amino-acid sequence is MSLPSQLPKFVILAFAGLSALGLSSCKTLQVAKQDDYDSPAYRPQSLSNVRVKVSLNKQMVYVMEGDKPLLVTATCVGTPSNPTPKGNFTVYKKIEKKRSMSYGFAVQGNAITPVKATSMRGGRYVGYPMPYWVEFSPAYGFHQGYVWNVPRSHGCLRLHKNVAPKFFALTRLGTPVNIANSQPEDSTLGASATRPGPEHYLAPDPPNSVLITEAAFKAPDKPLFAN